In Harmonia axyridis chromosome 6, icHarAxyr1.1, whole genome shotgun sequence, a single window of DNA contains:
- the LOC123682494 gene encoding diuretic hormone class 2, whose amino-acid sequence MVLNSMSFLVFIIPGLLLRIDNVNSASILNSLPEEKIFARENPEYLLRMYPRLRSTYNIVPDEDDDSWTDSKRGLDLGLGRGYSGSLAAKQRIGWAAANFAGGPGRRRRNGYEA is encoded by the exons ATGGTTCTGAACTCCATGTCATTTTTAGTGTTCATCATTCCAGGACTACTTTTGAGAATCGACAATGTGAACTCTGCATCTATATTGAATTC TCTACCAGAGGAGAAAATATTCGCGAGAGAGAATCCAGAATACTTGCTACGCATGTACCCTCGACTTCGTTCAACCTATAACATTGTTCCCGATGAAGACGATGATAGTTGGACAGA TTCTAAAAGGGGACTTGACCTTGGTCTTGGACGTGGCTATTCTGGATCTTTGGCTGCCAAGCAGAGAATAGGATGGGCAGCAGCGAATTTCGCTGGGGGgccaggaagaagaagaagaaatggaTACGAAGCCTGA